In Candidatus Limnocylindrales bacterium, a single window of DNA contains:
- a CDS encoding sulfatase gives MNSNTYQKAKPILCRIIDSVIIFYFLLLWVFYYTGGFVYEFFGITLKLTHIKNPLIIITTLWLIKHLLLFDSLRSVLRFFHKAFLFATFLLSLHLANYIGYGYYLNATLARFDAYKKFADTPSEGIKSDKGWNVILISIDTLRADHLHSYGYERNTSPHIDKLASEGVLFTNHIAAAPATLISHASMFTSLNPSVHKAEARTRTVLDGRFITLAEFLKKEGFITTAFTGGGQMNKAFRLDQGFDRYDDENDGNGLPDAIDKVLNWLKRHKNQRFFLFFHTYQVHAPYSPPPPYDELFYPEYRGSLGKKIEGEILTQINEKVLPIEQEDLRHIIALYDGEIAFTDAQLGRLFDELKALGLWEKTLMVLTSDHGEEFNEHGIVGHHGHTLYEELLKIPLIIKFPDSSFRGVIVHQQSRGIDIFPTIVDILGFRKPEPIQGISLLPLIKNPQMKLALPALSEKEGHELKSLRINGYKLHVGSRKSKSVTFETPWTKMFFYRIPEYHSRLKEQAFYDLKTDPGETRNLHKSQVRLVRVFERKIKQLEEENSLLAGSFKPGKAQEDQELVKQLKGLGYLQ, from the coding sequence ATGAACTCAAATACTTACCAGAAAGCAAAACCTATCCTTTGTAGGATTATTGATTCGGTAATTATCTTTTACTTTCTTCTTTTATGGGTATTTTATTATACCGGTGGCTTCGTCTATGAATTTTTCGGTATTACCCTTAAGCTCACCCATATCAAAAACCCTTTGATTATTATAACAACTTTATGGTTGATCAAGCACCTTCTGCTTTTTGATTCCTTGAGATCTGTCCTGCGCTTTTTTCATAAGGCCTTTCTTTTTGCAACTTTCCTTCTTTCCCTTCACTTAGCGAATTATATAGGGTATGGGTATTATCTCAATGCAACCTTAGCCAGGTTCGATGCCTATAAAAAATTTGCCGATACTCCCTCTGAGGGAATAAAATCCGATAAAGGCTGGAATGTGATTCTGATCAGTATCGATACCCTTCGGGCAGACCACCTTCATAGCTATGGATATGAAAGGAATACCTCTCCTCATATCGATAAACTGGCTTCTGAAGGGGTTTTGTTCACAAACCACATTGCCGCCGCCCCGGCTACTCTCATCTCCCATGCTTCGATGTTTACTTCCTTAAATCCTTCTGTTCATAAAGCCGAAGCACGAACCCGGACTGTTTTAGATGGTAGATTTATTACTCTGGCTGAGTTCTTAAAAAAAGAAGGATTTATAACAACTGCCTTTACCGGGGGTGGACAGATGAATAAGGCGTTTAGACTGGATCAGGGTTTTGACAGGTATGATGATGAGAACGATGGAAACGGACTTCCCGATGCAATAGATAAGGTACTCAACTGGCTAAAGCGACATAAAAACCAGCGTTTTTTTCTGTTCTTCCATACCTATCAGGTCCATGCTCCTTATAGTCCTCCTCCACCCTATGATGAACTTTTCTACCCTGAATATAGAGGAAGTTTAGGAAAAAAAATAGAAGGTGAGATCCTGACTCAAATTAATGAAAAAGTCTTACCCATCGAGCAGGAGGATCTAAGACATATTATAGCCCTTTATGACGGTGAAATTGCGTTTACAGACGCCCAATTAGGGCGCTTATTTGACGAGCTTAAAGCCCTGGGTCTCTGGGAAAAGACCCTCATGGTTCTTACTTCTGACCATGGAGAAGAATTTAACGAGCATGGCATTGTAGGACACCACGGTCATACTCTGTATGAGGAACTCTTAAAAATTCCGCTTATTATTAAATTTCCAGATTCATCTTTTCGGGGAGTTATTGTTCACCAACAATCCAGGGGAATTGATATTTTTCCTACTATTGTTGATATACTGGGATTTCGAAAACCCGAACCGATCCAGGGTATCTCTTTACTTCCTCTGATAAAAAATCCTCAGATGAAACTGGCTCTTCCCGCTCTAAGTGAGAAGGAAGGCCATGAATTAAAATCCCTCCGAATAAACGGCTACAAACTCCATGTAGGCTCTAGAAAAAGCAAATCGGTAACCTTTGAAACCCCCTGGACAAAAATGTTCTTTTATCGAATCCCTGAATATCATTCAAGATTAAAAGAACAGGCCTTCTATGATTTAAAAACAGATCCAGGAGAAACCCGGAATCTTCATAAATCCCAGGTCCGGTTGGTCAGGGTTTTTGAGAGAAAAATAAAACAGCTAGAAGAAGAAAACTCTCTTTTGGCCGGTTCCTTTAAACCCGGTAAAGCCCAGGAAGATCAGGAGCTTGTTAAACAACTTAAAGGATTAGGCTATCTTCAATAG
- a CDS encoding efflux RND transporter permease subunit → MSLADICIKRPVFATMLILALVVLGWYSYQKLGVDFLPNVDLPVVTVTTTLKGASPEEIETEVTKPLEEVINTVNGIDELRSSSIEGVSRITVVFQLHRKAAEAAQDIRDKISTVLSKLPEGTDPPVVSKFDVDAVPVISIVVSGKRDLKEVTEIAQKMIKEDIETLDGIGSVDIIGGRKRAINVWLNPDKLSAYNISISQVKTALAAQNIELPAGRVEQGQQELMLRTMGRFYRVEDFNNLILANFNNTPIRIKDVGYVEDGIEEPRTLSRLDGNNAVQLIVQKQSGTNTVEVVNRIKARLEKIKRILPPDIQIQLIRDQSTFVLNSLEEVEFDLKLGVILASLAVLIFMWDIRSTLIASLAIPTSIISTFTLMYLFGYTLNYITMLGLILAIGIVIDDAIVVLENIFRHMEEKKLAPRIAASTGTREISLAVMATTLSLVIIFIPLSFMQTRVGKFFASFGLTVAFSIMISLLVAFTLTPMLCSRFLKLKHSGKSAKESRFYSLIDRSYGWILAWSLRHRWVILLISAFLCYDLFYYAILGTPGPLLRQIGQSLIPRDDQDQFEISVEVPEGSTLEKTDEYFRKIEQEVVKLRGVTHVLTSIGDVDGTKVTAGNIYVGLIPVRERSHNPFETIAYFVLNDLLKLNVPEKPNFSQDDVMLDARKMLRKFPDLRTSVQPVSLVSGSGNRPQMIAYNIRGPDLEQLQKYAEQIIAKVRDIPGFVDLDTTLSLRQPELRVNINREKASDLGVTVEDITSSLRTFVQGEPVSKFKEGADQYDVWIRAQEEFRNNPEVIYQLTIPSKKVGLVKLANVATLTEARGPAQIDRQNRQRQITILANVTPVLSLSEAIQHLTRATKELNLPITYQTDFSGWAKTLVDANWGFIMAIQTSLVFMYMILAAQFESFTLPISIMMALPLTWSAAMVSLILMRDFNLTRDPTLNIFSDLGLFMLLGVVKKNGILQVDYTNTLRAEGMERDKAILEANHARLRPILMTTLTLIAGMLPLVFGKGAGSASRASMANVIIWGQALSLLMTLLITPVTYTVFDDIQTKVPKWISQLRAGIRRRKEMEPATSSGMESIHEAPLLDMELIPVSGDGDRDATTGSNGSDGNNPPAVLDLTQPDKKH, encoded by the coding sequence ATGTCTCTTGCCGATATTTGTATTAAACGACCTGTTTTTGCCACGATGCTTATTCTAGCCCTGGTTGTTTTAGGGTGGTATTCATATCAGAAGCTTGGGGTAGATTTTCTTCCCAATGTGGATCTTCCGGTTGTAACGGTTACAACAACCCTTAAAGGAGCCAGTCCGGAAGAAATTGAAACAGAGGTCACCAAACCCCTGGAAGAGGTTATCAATACCGTTAATGGAATTGACGAGTTACGGTCCTCCTCTATAGAGGGGGTTTCGAGAATAACCGTTGTCTTTCAACTGCACAGAAAAGCTGCAGAAGCAGCCCAGGATATTCGAGATAAAATCAGTACCGTCTTGTCTAAATTACCTGAAGGAACAGACCCACCCGTTGTAAGTAAGTTTGATGTGGATGCGGTGCCGGTTATCAGTATCGTGGTCTCCGGAAAGAGGGATCTTAAGGAAGTAACGGAGATTGCCCAGAAAATGATCAAAGAAGATATAGAAACTTTGGATGGGATCGGCTCTGTTGATATCATCGGAGGCCGAAAACGTGCTATCAATGTCTGGCTCAATCCAGATAAACTCAGTGCCTACAACATCTCCATCAGTCAGGTTAAGACCGCGTTAGCAGCTCAAAATATAGAATTACCGGCCGGACGGGTTGAGCAAGGGCAGCAAGAGCTCATGTTAAGGACCATGGGGCGATTCTATCGGGTTGAGGATTTCAATAATCTCATTCTGGCCAACTTTAACAACACGCCGATCCGAATTAAAGATGTCGGGTATGTGGAAGACGGGATTGAAGAACCGAGAACCCTTTCGCGACTGGATGGAAATAACGCGGTTCAACTCATTGTCCAGAAGCAGTCGGGTACCAACACCGTTGAGGTTGTTAATAGAATCAAAGCGCGTCTGGAAAAGATCAAACGTATTCTCCCCCCAGATATTCAGATTCAATTGATTCGGGATCAGTCTACCTTTGTCCTTAACTCCCTGGAAGAGGTCGAATTCGATCTAAAACTCGGAGTTATATTGGCCAGTTTAGCCGTTCTTATCTTTATGTGGGATATTCGAAGTACCTTAATCGCGTCCCTGGCCATCCCAACCTCTATTATTTCTACTTTTACCTTGATGTACCTGTTCGGATATACGCTGAATTATATCACGATGCTGGGGTTAATTCTGGCTATTGGAATTGTTATTGATGACGCCATCGTAGTTCTGGAAAATATCTTCCGACATATGGAAGAAAAAAAGCTGGCTCCCAGAATTGCAGCTTCCACAGGGACTCGAGAAATATCCCTGGCCGTTATGGCCACCACCCTCTCCCTGGTTATCATTTTCATCCCCTTGTCTTTTATGCAAACCCGAGTTGGTAAGTTTTTCGCGAGCTTCGGATTGACCGTCGCTTTCTCCATTATGATTTCCCTCCTGGTTGCCTTTACATTGACACCAATGCTTTGTTCCCGGTTCTTGAAACTCAAACATTCCGGGAAAAGTGCCAAGGAATCCCGGTTTTACTCCCTTATCGACCGATCCTATGGATGGATTCTGGCCTGGTCTCTCCGTCATAGATGGGTCATCTTATTGATCTCCGCCTTTCTATGTTACGACCTTTTCTACTATGCAATCCTGGGTACTCCTGGACCTTTATTGAGGCAGATCGGTCAAAGCCTCATTCCCCGCGATGATCAAGATCAATTTGAGATTTCTGTAGAGGTTCCCGAAGGAAGTACCCTGGAGAAAACCGATGAATACTTCCGCAAAATCGAGCAAGAAGTGGTCAAGCTGCGAGGTGTGACCCATGTGTTAACCTCTATCGGAGATGTAGACGGAACTAAAGTCACTGCAGGAAATATTTACGTAGGTTTGATTCCTGTCAGGGAGCGATCCCATAATCCGTTCGAAACCATCGCATATTTTGTCCTTAACGATCTTTTAAAACTAAATGTACCTGAGAAACCCAATTTCTCCCAAGATGATGTCATGCTGGATGCAAGAAAAATGCTTCGGAAGTTCCCGGATCTCAGAACCAGTGTTCAACCGGTTAGCCTGGTGAGTGGAAGCGGTAACCGACCTCAAATGATAGCCTATAACATCCGAGGTCCGGATCTGGAGCAATTGCAGAAATATGCCGAGCAAATTATTGCTAAGGTACGGGATATCCCCGGATTTGTCGATCTCGATACGACGCTCTCCCTCCGACAACCCGAGTTGAGGGTTAATATCAACCGGGAGAAAGCTTCCGATCTGGGTGTTACGGTTGAAGACATTACCTCCAGCTTGAGAACCTTTGTGCAAGGAGAACCGGTATCCAAATTCAAAGAAGGAGCAGATCAATATGACGTCTGGATTCGGGCTCAGGAAGAATTTCGTAACAACCCAGAAGTAATTTATCAACTTACGATCCCCTCGAAGAAGGTAGGACTGGTTAAGTTAGCCAACGTAGCTACCCTGACCGAAGCCAGAGGACCCGCCCAGATCGATCGTCAGAATCGCCAACGACAAATTACCATCCTGGCCAACGTAACCCCGGTGTTGTCCCTTAGCGAAGCTATCCAGCACCTCACCCGGGCTACTAAGGAATTGAATTTACCCATCACCTATCAAACGGATTTTTCGGGTTGGGCTAAAACCTTAGTGGATGCCAACTGGGGGTTTATCATGGCCATTCAGACCAGTCTGGTTTTTATGTATATGATTCTGGCTGCTCAGTTTGAGAGCTTTACCCTTCCCATCAGTATTATGATGGCTCTTCCCTTGACCTGGAGCGCTGCCATGGTTTCGCTGATTCTTATGAGGGATTTTAACCTTACCCGGGATCCTACCCTCAATATTTTCAGCGACCTGGGACTTTTCATGTTATTGGGAGTTGTAAAGAAAAACGGTATCCTTCAGGTGGACTATACCAATACGTTAAGGGCGGAAGGGATGGAGCGGGATAAAGCCATCCTCGAGGCAAACCATGCACGACTGCGTCCAATCCTCATGACCACTTTAACCCTCATTGCCGGAATGCTTCCCCTGGTGTTCGGTAAAGGAGCCGGATCTGCATCGCGGGCTTCGATGGCCAATGTTATTATCTGGGGCCAGGCCCTCAGTTTACTTATGACCCTCCTTATTACCCCGGTTACTTATACCGTCTTTGATGATATCCAGACGAAAGTTCCTAAATGGATATCACAACTGCGAGCCGGAATCAGAAGAAGAAAGGAAATGGAACCGGCTACTTCCTCTGGGATGGAATCTATCCATGAAGCCCCCCTCCTGGATATGGAGCTTATACCGGTTTCGGGGGATGGAGATAGGGACGCTACAACCGGAAGTAACGGTTCTGACGGGAATAACCCCCCGGCAGTTCTGGATCTGACCCAACCGGACAAAAAACACTGA
- a CDS encoding tetratricopeptide repeat protein: MRKVSIPLNKISSQDINLAKNPKAMEEVTAILKLSQEERNARLSEISQRITQGTATLYEEKVLAKLLSPGQAEWIYLLNKNLSKIEAQGTGLEEEKPSSSEDELKQEERTPTSSSTQTEEPPDRVSRTIFSNRSLEKEQSDLKILPSPSEIGSYMKGFLTGVIGAGLLILGIWKTFNSPESSKFEVTFSSRSSSTPSLPADTLQVLQTQLEKGQQEIRMGNFNRGESELKEIMVKYPETSQAEEAYLTLAEAYRYRSQKPDQALQLYQAFLEKYPHSSRTGLVLLKMGFCYEDMEDRGNAVAMYQSVIQRNGEKSRLGQLAAERLKTLTKE, encoded by the coding sequence GTGAGAAAGGTCTCCATTCCTCTGAATAAGATTTCATCCCAGGATATTAACCTGGCTAAAAATCCTAAGGCCATGGAAGAGGTGACCGCTATTCTAAAATTGTCCCAGGAAGAGCGAAACGCCAGGTTATCAGAGATTTCTCAGAGAATTACCCAGGGAACTGCTACCCTCTACGAAGAAAAAGTCCTGGCAAAGCTACTTTCTCCAGGTCAGGCAGAATGGATCTACTTGCTTAATAAAAACCTCTCTAAGATTGAGGCCCAAGGGACCGGTCTGGAAGAAGAAAAGCCTTCCTCATCAGAGGATGAACTAAAGCAGGAGGAAAGGACTCCTACTTCTTCCTCTACCCAAACTGAGGAACCTCCGGATCGAGTTTCCAGAACAATCTTTTCAAACCGAAGTTTAGAAAAGGAACAATCAGACCTCAAAATCCTGCCTTCTCCATCTGAAATAGGATCTTACATGAAAGGTTTTTTAACTGGAGTTATCGGGGCCGGTCTCTTAATTCTGGGAATATGGAAAACTTTTAATTCCCCTGAAAGCTCAAAGTTTGAGGTAACCTTCTCTTCTCGATCTTCCTCGACCCCTTCTCTCCCTGCAGATACCCTTCAGGTTCTTCAGACCCAATTAGAAAAAGGACAGCAGGAGATCCGAATGGGTAATTTTAACCGGGGAGAGTCTGAACTGAAGGAAATTATGGTAAAATATCCGGAGACTTCCCAGGCTGAGGAAGCTTATCTGACACTGGCAGAAGCCTATCGATATCGGAGCCAAAAGCCGGATCAAGCCCTCCAGCTTTATCAAGCTTTTTTAGAAAAATATCCCCATAGTTCCCGAACCGGTCTGGTTCTCTTAAAAATGGGATTCTGTTATGAAGACATGGAGGATCGGGGGAATGCAGTAGCCATGTACCAATCTGTTATCCAACGCAACGGTGAAAAAAGTCGACTAGGGCAGCTAGCGGCTGAGAGATTGAAAACTCTAACAAAAGAGTAA
- a CDS encoding SPFH domain-containing protein codes for MSSDLLNEAKLPAIVLLTLLFTLMVIGVIVYFAVGAHRPGFAIAMLVIIAFLAIAVTILYLWKGVITVEEKRAMVVERLGQFHAVYGAGVHILLPFIDRPRKLQVRSVNGEFIQVEDIDLRERTVDLPAQVVITKDNWQVEVDSVAQYQIVDPKQAVYGTANVVLAMEELIKTSLRDVIGGITLQDLLGGREKINAELKLRISKTSADWGVQVREVGLQRINPPAAYIESMSRKQAAIAEAEGKKQAAIAEAEGKKQAAILEAEGERAKINAYESTDVLLRVKYLEALGRIANGNATKVFIPFPNDPSQANLFSNIMNVMAGVGEAFSTKDFNTPAGGQGSKPSPESTTKPSVHKPEPAKSDPHKLGQRPLVKRPVPPSSPQSPPKAES; via the coding sequence ATGTCATCGGATCTCTTAAACGAGGCAAAATTACCTGCAATTGTTTTACTGACCCTCTTATTTACCTTGATGGTTATCGGCGTCATTGTTTATTTTGCTGTTGGCGCTCATCGGCCCGGATTTGCCATCGCCATGCTGGTTATAATAGCTTTTCTGGCCATAGCAGTAACCATTCTTTATCTCTGGAAGGGTGTGATTACCGTTGAAGAAAAGCGGGCCATGGTTGTGGAGCGATTGGGGCAATTCCATGCGGTTTATGGTGCCGGAGTTCATATTTTACTTCCTTTTATTGATCGGCCCCGGAAGCTCCAGGTCAGAAGTGTAAATGGGGAGTTTATACAGGTTGAAGATATCGATTTAAGGGAGAGGACTGTAGATCTGCCTGCACAGGTCGTTATTACCAAGGATAACTGGCAGGTCGAAGTCGATAGTGTAGCTCAGTATCAGATTGTGGATCCCAAACAAGCCGTTTATGGAACAGCCAACGTGGTTCTGGCTATGGAAGAGTTGATCAAAACTTCTCTAAGGGATGTTATCGGAGGGATCACTTTGCAGGATTTGCTGGGTGGACGAGAGAAGATTAATGCGGAATTAAAACTACGGATCAGCAAAACCAGTGCAGATTGGGGAGTTCAAGTTCGTGAAGTGGGGTTGCAAAGGATTAATCCACCTGCCGCCTACATTGAGTCCATGAGCAGGAAGCAGGCGGCTATTGCAGAAGCGGAGGGTAAGAAACAAGCAGCCATTGCAGAAGCGGAGGGTAAGAAACAGGCAGCTATTCTGGAAGCCGAAGGGGAACGGGCAAAGATCAATGCCTATGAAAGTACCGATGTTCTTTTAAGAGTCAAATACCTGGAAGCCTTGGGGAGGATCGCAAACGGTAACGCAACTAAGGTATTTATTCCTTTCCCCAACGATCCGAGTCAGGCAAATCTTTTCAGTAATATTATGAATGTAATGGCCGGCGTGGGAGAAGCCTTTTCTACCAAAGATTTTAATACCCCGGCTGGTGGACAGGGTTCCAAACCGTCTCCTGAAAGTACTACCAAACCTTCGGTCCATAAACCCGAACCTGCCAAATCAGATCCCCATAAACTTGGGCAACGACCCCTAGTCAAAAGACCTGTACCCCCCTCATCTCCACAATCCCCTCCAAAGGCAGAATCCTAA
- a CDS encoding sorbosone dehydrogenase family protein: MKLADKFPFFAFYLLLFLLTSQGCLAAQKIDLPAGFEIQIFASDLGTPRHMAVSPAGDLFVADMSGGKVFVLPDKDGDGKADQKILFAEGLKGPHSIAFFEDGIYISVLDGVVRFTDKDGDLKGEDKKVLVSGLPMGGHSTKTISFGPDGKMYVSIGSSCNVCEERDPRRAAILQYNADGTGEKIFAKGLRNSVGLTWHPQTQELWAADNGRDMLGDDLPPEEINILKEGGHYGWPYCYGDQKPNPEFKDRIDFCKKTIPPVISLQAHSAPLGLTFYTGNQFPEEYQGNLFVAFHGSWNRTVPTGYKVIRIKFKDGQPEKIEDFATGWLQGSSAWGRPVDVVVGKDGALYVSDDKGGVIYRIFYKRG; this comes from the coding sequence ATGAAATTAGCTGATAAATTTCCTTTTTTTGCTTTTTATCTTTTACTGTTTCTCCTCACCTCCCAAGGATGTCTTGCCGCTCAGAAAATTGATCTTCCGGCCGGTTTCGAAATTCAAATTTTTGCCTCCGATCTGGGTACTCCCCGACACATGGCCGTAAGTCCAGCAGGAGATCTATTTGTAGCAGATATGAGCGGTGGAAAAGTTTTCGTTCTCCCGGACAAAGATGGAGATGGAAAAGCAGATCAAAAGATCCTATTTGCCGAAGGTTTGAAAGGCCCCCATAGTATTGCCTTTTTTGAAGATGGGATTTATATCTCGGTTCTGGATGGGGTGGTTCGATTTACAGATAAAGATGGAGACCTCAAAGGTGAAGATAAAAAGGTTCTGGTTTCAGGACTCCCGATGGGAGGACACTCAACCAAAACGATTAGTTTTGGACCCGATGGGAAAATGTATGTTTCGATAGGTTCTTCGTGCAATGTTTGTGAGGAAAGAGATCCGAGACGCGCAGCTATTCTCCAATACAATGCCGATGGTACTGGAGAAAAGATTTTTGCAAAGGGACTTCGAAACTCGGTCGGCCTGACCTGGCACCCCCAAACTCAAGAATTATGGGCAGCCGACAATGGAAGGGATATGCTGGGAGATGATCTTCCGCCTGAAGAAATTAATATTCTTAAAGAAGGAGGCCATTACGGTTGGCCCTATTGTTATGGAGATCAAAAGCCCAATCCAGAATTTAAAGATCGAATTGATTTTTGTAAAAAAACCATTCCCCCGGTGATTTCCTTGCAAGCCCATTCTGCCCCTTTGGGACTTACCTTCTATACCGGAAACCAATTTCCCGAGGAATATCAGGGTAATCTTTTTGTTGCCTTCCATGGTTCCTGGAATCGTACCGTTCCCACCGGGTACAAAGTGATTAGAATTAAGTTCAAAGATGGTCAACCTGAAAAGATTGAGGATTTTGCTACCGGCTGGCTGCAGGGAAGCAGTGCCTGGGGACGCCCTGTGGATGTGGTGGTTGGAAAAGACGGGGCCCTCTATGTTTCAGATGATAAGGGAGGGGTCATTTACCGAATTTTCTATAAACGAGGTTAA
- a CDS encoding alpha/beta hydrolase, producing the protein MLMHLTIQGRTMNDVEESTERKNKDVAYGETTLPAGIRSRFVNDINGLTMHLLEAGFEVKDHPCVLLLHGFPELAYSWRKVMLPLAQAGFHVVAPDQRGYGPTTGWDGNYDGDVGSFRFLNLVRDTLGLVFALGYRSVAAVVGHDFGSPVAAWCALIRPDVFRSVVLMSAPFAGPPLLPFNTANESPQSNVSSGPDIHEELAALPRPRKHYQWYYSTREANDNMLHCPQGVHNFLRAYYHVKSADWKQNKPFPLKSWTATELAKLPPYYIMDLDKGMAETVAPEMPSDSEIAACKWLTEEELRVYSSEFARTGFQGGLQWYRCLTDPKYAAELEIFSGRAIEVPASFIAGASDWGVYQRPGHLEKMKESACRQMLGVHLVEGAGHWVQQEKPEEVSKLLIQFLQQAQSNNKQGPVI; encoded by the coding sequence ATGCTTATGCATTTAACTATTCAGGGTCGAACGATGAACGATGTTGAAGAATCAACCGAGAGGAAGAACAAGGATGTGGCTTATGGCGAGACCACCCTTCCCGCCGGAATACGCTCCCGCTTCGTGAACGACATCAATGGTCTCACTATGCACCTGCTGGAAGCCGGCTTCGAGGTCAAAGATCATCCCTGTGTCTTACTTCTCCATGGCTTCCCAGAGCTTGCCTACAGCTGGAGAAAGGTGATGCTGCCGCTCGCTCAGGCCGGGTTCCACGTAGTCGCTCCTGATCAACGAGGCTATGGACCCACTACAGGTTGGGATGGCAATTATGACGGCGATGTCGGTTCTTTCCGTTTTCTCAATCTGGTCAGGGACACTTTGGGGCTCGTCTTCGCGCTTGGTTACCGCTCGGTGGCAGCCGTCGTAGGGCACGATTTTGGCTCCCCTGTCGCGGCCTGGTGTGCCTTGATACGGCCGGACGTGTTTCGTTCTGTGGTGCTGATGAGTGCGCCCTTTGCAGGTCCACCATTGCTACCCTTCAACACGGCTAACGAGTCCCCACAAAGCAATGTCTCATCCGGTCCTGACATCCACGAAGAACTGGCAGCGCTACCCCGACCGCGCAAGCATTATCAATGGTACTACTCTACCCGTGAGGCCAACGATAACATGCTTCACTGCCCCCAGGGGGTTCATAACTTCCTTCGGGCCTACTACCACGTCAAGAGTGCGGACTGGAAGCAAAATAAACCTTTCCCGCTCAAATCCTGGACAGCGACCGAGCTGGCTAAACTCCCCCCTTACTATATCATGGATCTGGACAAGGGAATGGCAGAGACCGTAGCCCCGGAGATGCCATCTGACTCTGAGATCGCAGCCTGCAAATGGCTGACCGAAGAAGAGTTGCGGGTGTATAGCTCAGAGTTCGCCAGGACTGGGTTCCAGGGGGGTCTGCAGTGGTATCGTTGCCTAACGGACCCCAAGTACGCAGCCGAGCTCGAGATATTCTCCGGTCGAGCCATTGAGGTACCCGCAAGTTTCATTGCAGGGGCCAGTGACTGGGGGGTCTATCAGAGACCCGGCCATCTAGAGAAAATGAAGGAGAGTGCCTGCAGGCAAATGCTGGGGGTTCACCTGGTGGAAGGAGCTGGGCACTGGGTGCAGCAAGAGAAGCCGGAGGAGGTAAGTAAGTTGCTCATACAGTTCCTGCAGCAGGCTCAATCCAATAATAAACAGGGACCAGTTATTTAG
- a CDS encoding cyclase family protein has protein sequence MEVGKYGSMEVWGCGSVDVGSKFSPTPLLSYSYTPILPHSHNFHTPILYKEMLSPEIRDTIVRSSKIYDLGQPIYMGMPVYPTHPPYIFTMVRRHGDVFRENGFSGANELLVMCGHTGTHLDGLGHISQNCKLYGGVDAIETQTGGKGLKSHGMETVAPILCPGVLLDVPAYQNIEVLPPTYEISSAELEAVAKFEGVSINPGDAVFIRTGWIRHWNTPQTYIGQDTGLPGPNNDAAEWLASKKIRVTGSDTITYECVKPNTNRMPVHMTLLVKNGIHIIEMINLEELSRDRIYSFLTIISPLKIVGATGSPIRPLAIV, from the coding sequence GTGGAAGTAGGGAAGTATGGGAGTATGGAAGTGTGGGGGTGTGGGAGTGTGGACGTGGGGAGTAAATTCTCCCCTACTCCCCTACTCTCATACTCCTATACTCCCATACTTCCACACTCTCATAACTTCCACACTCCCATACTTTATAAAGAAATGCTATCACCTGAGATCCGAGATACCATTGTGCGGAGTAGTAAAATTTATGACCTTGGCCAGCCTATATATATGGGAATGCCTGTTTATCCTACCCATCCACCCTATATTTTTACCATGGTCCGACGACACGGGGATGTCTTTCGAGAAAATGGATTCAGCGGAGCTAACGAGCTCCTGGTTATGTGCGGACATACGGGAACACATCTCGATGGATTAGGGCATATTTCCCAGAATTGTAAGCTCTACGGAGGAGTGGATGCGATAGAAACGCAAACTGGCGGAAAGGGATTAAAATCCCATGGAATGGAAACGGTCGCCCCTATTCTTTGTCCGGGAGTTTTGTTAGATGTTCCGGCGTATCAAAATATAGAAGTCTTACCCCCTACCTATGAAATTTCATCGGCAGAGTTAGAAGCTGTAGCAAAGTTTGAAGGGGTCTCTATTAATCCGGGCGATGCCGTTTTCATTCGTACGGGTTGGATCAGGCACTGGAATACCCCCCAGACTTATATCGGACAGGATACCGGCCTTCCGGGTCCCAATAACGATGCGGCGGAATGGCTGGCCAGTAAGAAAATTCGCGTGACCGGAAGCGATACCATTACCTATGAATGTGTGAAGCCCAACACCAATCGGATGCCGGTTCATATGACTTTACTGGTCAAAAATGGTATTCATATTATTGAAATGATTAACCTTGAAGAATTATCTCGAGATCGTATTTATTCCTTTCTTACAATTATATCCCCACTTAAGATTGTCGGAGCAACCGGTTCCCCGATTCGACCTCTGGCTATCGTTTAA